The genomic stretch AGAATACGGAAATTAATCGGGTGCTGAGAGCTGTTTCAGAGCAGTTCCCTGCGCAGGTAGCAGCAGTTATTCAAAAGACGTATCCAAAGCCGATTGTGGTTAGTCTCATATCCAGTCAAATGGATGCTGATCGAATGGATTATTTGCTGCGAGATGCTTATTTCACCGGTGTGAATTATGGAACGTTTGATCTGGAACGGATTTTACGGGTATTGCGTCCCTATAAGGGGCAAATTGTCGTCAAAGAGAGCGGTATGCATGCCGTTGAGCATTATTTAATGTCGCGCTATCAAATGTATTGGCAAATTTATTTCCATCCCGTTACCAGAAGCTCTGAAATTATATTACGCCAAATATTTCGTAGAGCGCAGGAGCTTTGTGTGGGTGGCTATGCTTTTAACTGGAAGATGCCAACAGCATTTGTAGCTTTGCTTCATAATACACTGACAGTAGAAGATTATTTGAAACTGGATGAAGCTCTTGTTCAGACGGTTTTTATGCAATGGGCAGAGGAGAAGGATCTGTTGTTAAGTGATCTATGCGATCGTTTTCTCAACCGCCGATTATATAAGTACATAACGATAAATAACCCTGATGAAGCGCAGTTGAATGAGATCAGCGATTGTCTTTCTTCTATAGGAATGTATCCGGATTATCATATGGAGATTGATTTTCCGTTCGACCTTCCGTATGACGTATACCGACCGGATAAAAAAGAGGGAGAAAAGAAAGAAAAAGCGCCGATTTTGTTGTTAGACGCAGAGGATAAGGTAAGTGAAATATCTGCTAAATCCGACATCGTTCGCTCGATTACGGGACTTCACCAAGGAGAGTATCATTTGTATTATCCGGAGGAGCCGCTCAAAAAAAATATTGACCTGCTGTCAGAAGCGATGAAAAAGCTTTTTAAACTTAACTAAAGGAGCCTTACACCAATA from Paenibacillus sp. FSL H8-0548 encodes the following:
- a CDS encoding HD domain-containing protein, producing the protein MKEQLTEEKVFKDPVHNYIYVQDQTIWDLINTKEFQRLRRIRQLGTSYLTFHGAEHSRFSHSLGVYEITRKIISQFERNDYPDWPVEERLVSLCAALLHDVGHGPFSHSLEEVFDTDHEEWTCKIILENTEINRVLRAVSEQFPAQVAAVIQKTYPKPIVVSLISSQMDADRMDYLLRDAYFTGVNYGTFDLERILRVLRPYKGQIVVKESGMHAVEHYLMSRYQMYWQIYFHPVTRSSEIILRQIFRRAQELCVGGYAFNWKMPTAFVALLHNTLTVEDYLKLDEALVQTVFMQWAEEKDLLLSDLCDRFLNRRLYKYITINNPDEAQLNEISDCLSSIGMYPDYHMEIDFPFDLPYDVYRPDKKEGEKKEKAPILLLDAEDKVSEISAKSDIVRSITGLHQGEYHLYYPEEPLKKNIDLLSEAMKKLFKLN